The following are from one region of the Staphylococcus schleiferi genome:
- a CDS encoding DnaB helicase C-terminal domain-containing protein, whose amino-acid sequence MIDRLSTEEAILCNLMKHPDLYSKFKLKSEMFEDDDVKAIIGYIREVGRINANEIYFKCRDDKDFVNVKRFNQIAKSDGTDPIFFMQDQINLLNDYVARKAIEKVDDFTAKPDKASMLQLLEELEELKGLNIEQSNKTDEFLAKVMESVLSEKPKEIIKTGYGLLDYKMHGFEKGQLNVIAARPSMGKTGFALNTMWNIAKAGYEVSFFSLETTGDLVIERMVAMIEGVPLSHIKRPNELSPELTNKVMDGLNKIKQANINIFDESSLTPARIREQASKQSDKPQVIFIDYSPTNDRRVDVEKISRDLKIIANETGSVIVLLSQLNRGVESRNDKRPMMSDLKESGGIEADASMIFMLYRDDYYNRDDHQDNDKSDLEVNIAKNKDGETGVVNFEYYKSTQRFFT is encoded by the coding sequence ATGATTGATCGCTTGAGTACAGAAGAAGCGATACTTTGCAACTTAATGAAACACCCTGATTTGTATAGCAAATTCAAATTAAAATCTGAAATGTTTGAAGATGATGATGTAAAAGCGATTATCGGTTACATCAGAGAAGTTGGACGTATCAACGCAAACGAAATTTATTTCAAGTGTAGAGATGACAAAGACTTTGTTAACGTTAAAAGATTTAATCAGATTGCTAAGTCTGACGGTACAGACCCAATATTCTTTATGCAAGATCAAATAAATTTACTGAACGACTATGTAGCTAGAAAAGCTATAGAAAAAGTTGATGACTTCACAGCAAAACCTGATAAGGCAAGTATGTTGCAACTGTTAGAGGAGTTAGAAGAATTAAAAGGTTTAAATATCGAACAGAGTAATAAGACAGACGAATTCTTAGCTAAAGTTATGGAATCCGTATTGAGTGAAAAGCCGAAAGAGATTATTAAGACAGGTTACGGATTACTTGATTACAAAATGCACGGCTTTGAAAAAGGGCAACTAAATGTAATAGCAGCACGTCCATCAATGGGTAAGACTGGATTCGCGTTAAACACGATGTGGAATATTGCGAAAGCTGGATATGAAGTTTCATTCTTTAGTCTTGAAACCACTGGAGATTTAGTAATCGAAAGAATGGTCGCGATGATTGAGGGTGTACCTTTGAGTCATATTAAGCGACCAAATGAGTTAAGTCCTGAATTGACAAATAAAGTAATGGACGGACTAAATAAAATCAAACAAGCAAACATTAATATTTTTGATGAAAGTTCGTTAACACCAGCTCGGATTAGAGAACAAGCGTCAAAGCAATCAGACAAACCACAAGTGATATTTATTGACTATTCACCGACGAATGATAGACGGGTTGATGTAGAAAAAATAAGTCGTGACCTTAAAATCATCGCAAACGAAACAGGGAGCGTCATAGTGCTGCTTTCCCAACTAAATAGGGGTGTAGAGTCTAGAAATGATAAACGCCCTATGATGAGTGATTTGAAAGAATCTGGAGGCATCGAGGCAGACGCAAGTATGATATTCATGTTGTACCGAGATGATTACTATAACCGTGATGATCATCAAGATAACGATAAATCAGATTTAGAAGTGAACATCGCTAAAAACAAAGACGGGGAAACCGGTGTCGTTAATTTTGAATATTACAAATCTACGCAAAGGTTCTTCACATGA
- a CDS encoding RusA family crossover junction endodeoxyribonuclease, whose amino-acid sequence MGETRIEIFYLENDRNLGNPKGSSRPRFSGGGHTYMPAPYVKHKKFVADQLPTLMIDKPIRLTIEFYFKPSKSWPKHKKESHIGQPHTIKPDIDNLLKTILDAGNGKVWTDDVLISEIRTFKKWDGVARTVLVIEEEEQ is encoded by the coding sequence ATGGGCGAAACTAGAATAGAAATATTTTATTTGGAAAACGATAGAAATCTTGGTAATCCGAAAGGCTCATCGAGACCTAGATTTAGTGGTGGTGGGCATACTTATATGCCTGCACCATATGTAAAACATAAAAAGTTTGTAGCTGATCAGTTACCAACTTTGATGATAGACAAGCCAATACGGCTCACGATTGAGTTTTACTTTAAACCTAGTAAGTCGTGGCCAAAGCACAAAAAGGAATCGCATATCGGACAACCACACACCATTAAGCCAGACATTGATAATTTGTTGAAAACAATACTTGATGCTGGCAATGGCAAAGTATGGACGGACGATGTGCTGATATCGGAAATCAGAACATTCAAAAAATGGGATGGCGTAGCACGTACAGTACTTGTCATAGAGGAGGAAGAACAGTGA
- a CDS encoding DUF3310 domain-containing protein, translating into MDSGGTKWLKDSEEWEKLPVNRKIATHKEDVVNQPEHYTYGDIEVIDYCDQVCKMYPPELAPYVFNAIKYVSRATHKNGKEDIAKAKYYVQRLFDKWEA; encoded by the coding sequence TTGGATAGTGGTGGTACAAAGTGGCTGAAAGACAGTGAAGAGTGGGAAAAATTACCGGTCAATCGAAAAATTGCAACACACAAAGAAGATGTGGTTAACCAACCTGAACATTACACTTACGGCGACATAGAGGTTATCGACTATTGCGATCAAGTGTGCAAAATGTATCCGCCAGAACTAGCACCTTATGTATTTAACGCTATCAAGTATGTGAGTCGTGCGACACATAAAAACGGCAAAGAGGACATTGCTAAAGCGAAGTATTATGTACAGCGATTGTTTGATAAGTGGGAGGCGTAA
- a CDS encoding DUF3269 family protein, protein MSIFDKYNLFDQDGRKVISVVPIKDRYNVAGVANAIFAGQMWDMSEAELMRFKATHNLFLEQELGTQKTIFDF, encoded by the coding sequence ATGAGTATTTTCGACAAATATAACTTATTCGACCAAGACGGTCGCAAGGTTATCAGTGTTGTACCTATTAAGGATAGATACAACGTTGCAGGCGTGGCGAACGCTATCTTTGCAGGGCAAATGTGGGATATGAGCGAGGCGGAATTAATGCGGTTTAAAGCGACGCATAACTTGTTCCTAGAGCAAGAGCTAGGTACGCAAAAGACGATATTTGATTTTTAA
- a CDS encoding dUTP diphosphatase, with amino-acid sequence MTNTLTVDQLQELLQIQKEFDDRIPTKNPEDTHKAYVEEFFEWYNTIEPFKNWKKNKGKPFEEQLDELADMLAFALSYSLMSIGFDENGFKHFFSKIPKLSHQYLLLANILDVDEAYGRIGDADINDILNLMREVDLVLPFKIAIQYYTIDDLIAAYKKKMERNHARQDGTADKDKGYV; translated from the coding sequence ATGACTAATACATTAACAGTAGATCAATTACAAGAGTTGCTACAAATACAAAAGGAATTCGATGACAGAATACCGACTAAAAACCCAGAAGATACCCATAAAGCTTATGTAGAAGAATTTTTTGAATGGTACAACACAATAGAACCTTTTAAGAATTGGAAAAAGAACAAAGGCAAGCCTTTTGAAGAACAACTTGATGAACTGGCAGACATGTTAGCTTTCGCATTGTCCTATTCTTTAATGAGTATTGGTTTTGATGAAAACGGTTTTAAACATTTTTTTAGTAAGATTCCGAAGTTATCACATCAATATTTATTGTTAGCGAACATACTTGATGTAGATGAAGCATATGGCCGAATTGGAGATGCTGACATTAATGATATTCTGAATCTTATGAGAGAAGTAGATTTAGTTTTACCGTTCAAAATTGCTATTCAATACTACACTATCGATGACCTCATTGCAGCGTACAAAAAGAAAATGGAGCGTAACCATGCAAGACAAGACGGAACAGCAGACAAAGACAAAGGATACGTCTAA
- a CDS encoding DUF1381 domain-containing protein, whose translation MTQYLITTFTDSTGQTFKEVIKPQHNQTFTVIDADSKEQALKIYEEAKDEAN comes from the coding sequence GTGACACAGTATTTAATTACTACCTTTACAGACTCGACAGGACAAACGTTTAAAGAAGTAATTAAACCACAGCATAATCAAACGTTTACTGTCATAGATGCAGATAGTAAGGAGCAGGCACTAAAGATATATGAGGAGGCAAAAGATGAAGCAAATTAA